Proteins encoded within one genomic window of Brassica rapa cultivar Chiifu-401-42 chromosome A09, CAAS_Brap_v3.01, whole genome shotgun sequence:
- the LOC103842695 gene encoding zinc finger BED domain-containing protein DAYSLEEPER isoform X2 yields MEPKAMMDMSLLPHSSDPTDIALGSSSDNNNNNAVPNTTAPPKRKKTMTSVFLKYFETSPDTKTRKCKLCGQSYSIATATGNLGRHLNNRHPGYDKATDVATTSVPQKPQVAVKPSLSQSKAPQIDYDHLNWLVLKWLSLSSLPPSTVDETWLGNSFKFLNPSVQLWPAEKYKAVLKEVFRSMQGDVKTTLEHVQSRVSLTLSFWSSYENIFYMSVTGNWIDENWSSHRLLLDICRIPYPSGGSEIYASLLKVFKMYSIEDRVLCCTHDNSENAIHACHSLKEYLDGQKVLPFCYIPCAAQTLNDIIDEGLATIKPIISKIREFTQELNASMELSDDFVQLTTTYQEGNWKLPIDASSRWSGNYQMVNILCKAGKSLDSVIRKNEESLENRMVLSSAEKNAVSIVHSYLDLDSFRKTTDDMCTNKDLTVGLALLFMDNISEMITTCQKSCHNPDWLRTCAENMSQKARSYNTQVCNVLTYITAVLDPRIKTEYIPETLNLESYIDEARGHFIRNYASPHHFTSSLASGYRPHQEIDEGGGGNISFAEEIARRKRRGSMSNNNAVDELTQYLSESIVPMQTDVLDWWKGNSGRYPRLSNMARDFLAVQATSAAPEEIFCVKGEEIDKQRYCMPHDSTQSVLCIRSWIEAGMKLKFKSTEIDYERLMELAATVAADNSDKIQHK; encoded by the exons ATGGAACCAAAAGCAATGATGGATATGTCACTCCTTCCACACTCTTCTGATCCCACTGACATCGCCTTAGGCTCTTCTtctgacaacaacaacaacaatgccGTTCCCAATACTACTGCTCCTCCTAAACGCAAGAAGACTATGACTTCTGTCTTCCTTAAATACTTCGAGACCTCACCTGACACCAAGACTCGCAAATGCAAACTCTGTGGTCAAAGCTACTCCATTGCAACCGCCACAG GTAATCTTGGAAGGCATCTGAACAATCGACATCCAGGATATGATAAGGCAACAGATGTTGCAACCACCTCAGTACCACAGAAACCCCAAGTCGCTGTCAAGCCCTCACTGTCCCAGTCCAAAGCACCGCAGATCGATTACGATCATCTCAACTGGTTGGTTCTCAAGTGGCTCTCTCTCTCATCGCTCCCTCCCTCTACCGTAGACGAAACATGGCTGGGAAACTCCTTCAAGTTTCTTAACCCATCCGTCCAGCTATGGCCTGCTGAAAAGTATAAAGCTGTGCTCAAGGAGGTTTTCAGAAGCATGCAGGGAGATGTCAAGACAACACTGGAGCATGTCCAGTCCAGAGTTTCGCTCACCTTGAGTTTCTGGAGTTCGTAcgagaatattttttatatgagcGTGACGGGAAATTGGATTGATGAGAACTGGTCCTCTCATAGATTGCTTCTCGATATTTGCAGGATTCCTTATCCCTCTGGAGGTTCTGAGATCTATGCATCTCTTTTAAAAGTCTTTAAGATGTATAGCATTGAAGATAGAGTTCTGTGTTGTACACATGACAACAGTGAGAACGCTATCCACGCTTGTCATAGTCTGAAGGAGTACTTAGATGGTCAGAAGGTCTTGCCTTTCTGCTACATTCCCTGCGCTGCTCAGACTTTGAATGATATTATTGACGAGGGGTTAGCAACTATAAAGCCTATAATCTCAAAGATCAGAGAGTTCACACAAGAGTTAAACGCCTCCATGGAGCTGTCAGATGATTTCGTTCAGCTGACAACAACTTATCAGGAAGGAAACTGGAAGCTTCCCATAGATGCTTCTTCTCGTTGGAGTGGTAACTACCAAATGGTCAACATCTTGTGCAAGGCTGGCAAGTCCTTGGACTCGGTGATAAGGAAAAACGAGGAAAGTCTAGAGAACAGAATGGTGTTGAGCTCTGCAGAGAAGAACGCTGTGAGCATTGTCCACAGTTACTTGGATTTGGATTCGTTTCGCAAAACGACTGACGATATGTGCACAAACAAGGATCTCACCGTCGGTCTAGCTCTCCTCTTCATGGATAACATCTCTGAGATGATCACAACTTGCCAAAAGTCTTGCCACAACCCTGACTGGCTAAGAACTTGCGCTGAGAACATGTCGCAGAAGGCGAGAAGCTACAACACACAAGTCTGCAACGTGCTCACTTACATTACAGCCGTTCTTGACCCGCGCATCAAAACGGAGTACATCCCAGAGACGCTGAACCTAGAGAGCTATATAGATGAAGCAAGAGGGCATTTTATTCGGAACTATGCTTCTCCTCATCATTTCACGTCTTCTCTAGCCAGCGGGTACCGTCCACATCAGGAGATAGACGAAGGAGGAGGAGGGAACATCTCATTTGCAGAGGAGATCGCTAGAAGGAAGAGAAGAGGAAGCATGAGTAACAACAATGCTGTTGATGAACTGACTCAGTACTTATCAGAGTCTATTGTCCCGATGCAGACCGATGTGTTGGACTGGTGGAAGGGGAACAGCGGAAGGTACCCGCGGCTTTCTAACATGGCTCGAGACTTCCTTGCTGTTCAGGCGACTTCAGCTGCGCCGGAAGAGATATTTTGCGTTAAAGGAGAGGAGATTGATAAGCAAAGGTATTGCATGCCACATGATAGCACACAGTCTGTGCTTTGTATCAGGTCATGGATTGAAGCTGGGATGAAACTTAAGTTCAAGTCAACTGAGATTGACTATGAGCGGTTAATGGAGTTAGCTGCCACCGTGGCTGCTGATAACTCTGACAAGATTCAACATAAATGA
- the LOC103842695 gene encoding zinc finger BED domain-containing protein DAYSLEEPER isoform X1 translates to MEWNVNNAFKTYKEMEPKAMMDMSLLPHSSDPTDIALGSSSDNNNNNAVPNTTAPPKRKKTMTSVFLKYFETSPDTKTRKCKLCGQSYSIATATGNLGRHLNNRHPGYDKATDVATTSVPQKPQVAVKPSLSQSKAPQIDYDHLNWLVLKWLSLSSLPPSTVDETWLGNSFKFLNPSVQLWPAEKYKAVLKEVFRSMQGDVKTTLEHVQSRVSLTLSFWSSYENIFYMSVTGNWIDENWSSHRLLLDICRIPYPSGGSEIYASLLKVFKMYSIEDRVLCCTHDNSENAIHACHSLKEYLDGQKVLPFCYIPCAAQTLNDIIDEGLATIKPIISKIREFTQELNASMELSDDFVQLTTTYQEGNWKLPIDASSRWSGNYQMVNILCKAGKSLDSVIRKNEESLENRMVLSSAEKNAVSIVHSYLDLDSFRKTTDDMCTNKDLTVGLALLFMDNISEMITTCQKSCHNPDWLRTCAENMSQKARSYNTQVCNVLTYITAVLDPRIKTEYIPETLNLESYIDEARGHFIRNYASPHHFTSSLASGYRPHQEIDEGGGGNISFAEEIARRKRRGSMSNNNAVDELTQYLSESIVPMQTDVLDWWKGNSGRYPRLSNMARDFLAVQATSAAPEEIFCVKGEEIDKQRYCMPHDSTQSVLCIRSWIEAGMKLKFKSTEIDYERLMELAATVAADNSDKIQHK, encoded by the exons AAATGGAACCAAAAGCAATGATGGATATGTCACTCCTTCCACACTCTTCTGATCCCACTGACATCGCCTTAGGCTCTTCTtctgacaacaacaacaacaatgccGTTCCCAATACTACTGCTCCTCCTAAACGCAAGAAGACTATGACTTCTGTCTTCCTTAAATACTTCGAGACCTCACCTGACACCAAGACTCGCAAATGCAAACTCTGTGGTCAAAGCTACTCCATTGCAACCGCCACAG GTAATCTTGGAAGGCATCTGAACAATCGACATCCAGGATATGATAAGGCAACAGATGTTGCAACCACCTCAGTACCACAGAAACCCCAAGTCGCTGTCAAGCCCTCACTGTCCCAGTCCAAAGCACCGCAGATCGATTACGATCATCTCAACTGGTTGGTTCTCAAGTGGCTCTCTCTCTCATCGCTCCCTCCCTCTACCGTAGACGAAACATGGCTGGGAAACTCCTTCAAGTTTCTTAACCCATCCGTCCAGCTATGGCCTGCTGAAAAGTATAAAGCTGTGCTCAAGGAGGTTTTCAGAAGCATGCAGGGAGATGTCAAGACAACACTGGAGCATGTCCAGTCCAGAGTTTCGCTCACCTTGAGTTTCTGGAGTTCGTAcgagaatattttttatatgagcGTGACGGGAAATTGGATTGATGAGAACTGGTCCTCTCATAGATTGCTTCTCGATATTTGCAGGATTCCTTATCCCTCTGGAGGTTCTGAGATCTATGCATCTCTTTTAAAAGTCTTTAAGATGTATAGCATTGAAGATAGAGTTCTGTGTTGTACACATGACAACAGTGAGAACGCTATCCACGCTTGTCATAGTCTGAAGGAGTACTTAGATGGTCAGAAGGTCTTGCCTTTCTGCTACATTCCCTGCGCTGCTCAGACTTTGAATGATATTATTGACGAGGGGTTAGCAACTATAAAGCCTATAATCTCAAAGATCAGAGAGTTCACACAAGAGTTAAACGCCTCCATGGAGCTGTCAGATGATTTCGTTCAGCTGACAACAACTTATCAGGAAGGAAACTGGAAGCTTCCCATAGATGCTTCTTCTCGTTGGAGTGGTAACTACCAAATGGTCAACATCTTGTGCAAGGCTGGCAAGTCCTTGGACTCGGTGATAAGGAAAAACGAGGAAAGTCTAGAGAACAGAATGGTGTTGAGCTCTGCAGAGAAGAACGCTGTGAGCATTGTCCACAGTTACTTGGATTTGGATTCGTTTCGCAAAACGACTGACGATATGTGCACAAACAAGGATCTCACCGTCGGTCTAGCTCTCCTCTTCATGGATAACATCTCTGAGATGATCACAACTTGCCAAAAGTCTTGCCACAACCCTGACTGGCTAAGAACTTGCGCTGAGAACATGTCGCAGAAGGCGAGAAGCTACAACACACAAGTCTGCAACGTGCTCACTTACATTACAGCCGTTCTTGACCCGCGCATCAAAACGGAGTACATCCCAGAGACGCTGAACCTAGAGAGCTATATAGATGAAGCAAGAGGGCATTTTATTCGGAACTATGCTTCTCCTCATCATTTCACGTCTTCTCTAGCCAGCGGGTACCGTCCACATCAGGAGATAGACGAAGGAGGAGGAGGGAACATCTCATTTGCAGAGGAGATCGCTAGAAGGAAGAGAAGAGGAAGCATGAGTAACAACAATGCTGTTGATGAACTGACTCAGTACTTATCAGAGTCTATTGTCCCGATGCAGACCGATGTGTTGGACTGGTGGAAGGGGAACAGCGGAAGGTACCCGCGGCTTTCTAACATGGCTCGAGACTTCCTTGCTGTTCAGGCGACTTCAGCTGCGCCGGAAGAGATATTTTGCGTTAAAGGAGAGGAGATTGATAAGCAAAGGTATTGCATGCCACATGATAGCACACAGTCTGTGCTTTGTATCAGGTCATGGATTGAAGCTGGGATGAAACTTAAGTTCAAGTCAACTGAGATTGACTATGAGCGGTTAATGGAGTTAGCTGCCACCGTGGCTGCTGATAACTCTGACAAGATTCAACATAAATGA